One Candidatus Hydrogenedens sp. genomic region harbors:
- the serS gene encoding serine--tRNA ligase — MIDIKLIRSDPDKVRESLGKRGKEIRLEELLEIDRIRREKLYQCEQLRAEQNRTGETIAQKKRQKENVDELLNSMSQIKQNIAQLEEELKSYDEQLEQILLTLPNLPHESIPIGKDSSDNRIERKWGEPKKFDFEPWDHVQLGEYLKIIDFDRAVKIAKTRFALSTGAGALLERALINFMLDVHTSQHGYKEVLPPFLVNSATMQGTGQLPKFAEDLFRVENFDLWLIPTAEVPVTNIHRDEILSDEMLPIKYVAYTPCFRSEAGSYGKDTRGMIRQHQFNKVELVKFTRPEESWDELEKLTKDAEHILQLLGLPYQVVTLCTGDLGFSASKTYDLEVWLPGQNCYREISSCSNFTDFQARRANIRFKRDKKPEFVHTLNGSGLAVGRTAVAILENYQQPDHSVVIPEVLRPYMHGLERIEP; from the coding sequence ATGATAGACATCAAACTTATTCGTTCTGACCCAGACAAGGTTAGGGAATCCTTAGGTAAACGAGGTAAAGAAATTCGATTGGAAGAACTATTGGAAATAGACCGCATCCGCAGGGAAAAATTATATCAATGCGAACAATTGCGGGCAGAACAAAACCGAACAGGTGAAACTATTGCTCAAAAAAAGAGGCAAAAAGAGAATGTAGATGAACTGTTAAATTCTATGAGCCAAATTAAACAGAATATTGCCCAATTAGAAGAAGAATTAAAATCGTATGATGAGCAACTGGAACAGATATTATTAACACTTCCTAACCTACCCCATGAGAGTATTCCTATTGGGAAAGATTCTTCGGACAATCGTATAGAGCGAAAATGGGGAGAACCTAAAAAATTTGATTTTGAACCGTGGGACCATGTTCAGTTGGGAGAATATTTAAAAATAATTGACTTTGACCGTGCTGTAAAAATTGCGAAAACAAGATTCGCTCTTTCGACAGGTGCCGGGGCATTACTGGAACGGGCATTAATTAATTTTATGTTAGATGTACACACTTCGCAACATGGTTATAAGGAAGTTTTGCCACCATTTCTCGTAAATTCCGCTACCATGCAAGGAACAGGGCAATTACCTAAATTCGCAGAGGATTTGTTTCGCGTAGAAAACTTTGATTTGTGGCTTATTCCGACGGCGGAGGTCCCCGTAACAAATATCCATCGTGATGAAATACTATCTGATGAAATGCTCCCCATAAAATATGTAGCATATACTCCATGTTTCCGCAGTGAGGCGGGTTCGTATGGAAAAGATACGCGGGGTATGATAAGACAGCACCAGTTCAACAAAGTGGAACTTGTTAAATTTACCCGACCCGAAGAATCCTGGGACGAATTAGAAAAATTGACAAAGGATGCGGAACATATTTTGCAATTATTAGGTCTCCCCTATCAAGTAGTAACTCTGTGCACGGGAGATTTAGGTTTCTCCGCTTCCAAAACTTATGATTTGGAAGTATGGCTACCGGGACAAAATTGTTATCGTGAAATTAGTTCCTGCTCGAATTTCACAGATTTTCAGGCGCGAAGGGCAAATATTCGTTTTAAGCGAGATAAAAAGCCAGAATTTGTGCATACTCTCAATGGTTCGGGTCTTGCTGTTGGGCGAACTGCTGTTGCTATCCTGGAAAACTATCAACAACCCGACCATTCTGTTGTCATTCCTGAAGTTTTAAGACCTTATATGCATGGTTTA
- a CDS encoding ParB/RepB/Spo0J family partition protein yields the protein MNPNKKKALGKGLDAILGPIRTEETVEGHPASSQEKISDKQILLLNPTEVIPSKVQTRKTFNEESLQKLADSIKQHGLQEPVIVRKTEDKYELVCGERRLRACILAGLKEIPAICRNISDDESILLGLIENIQREDLNPIEEAEAYQSILKRFNWSQEQLSETIGKDRSTISNALRLLSLPVAVQNRVIEGTLTMGHARALLGLPNSELIVQVAQQVIERGLSVRQTEQWVNRLKEDTKKKPLTSKKTKNIQILEIEQQLCRRLGTKVNIKHGNSGKGKIEVSYFNNEEFSRILRVLGIDIE from the coding sequence GTGAATCCCAATAAAAAGAAAGCATTAGGAAAAGGTTTGGATGCAATATTAGGTCCGATACGAACAGAGGAAACGGTAGAAGGTCATCCTGCCTCCTCACAGGAAAAAATATCCGACAAACAAATACTTCTATTAAATCCTACTGAGGTTATACCCAGTAAGGTTCAGACACGGAAAACTTTTAATGAGGAGTCTTTACAGAAATTAGCCGATTCCATAAAACAACATGGATTGCAGGAACCTGTAATTGTTCGTAAGACGGAAGATAAGTACGAGTTGGTTTGTGGGGAACGAAGATTACGGGCATGTATTTTGGCTGGACTGAAAGAAATCCCGGCGATATGTCGGAATATATCTGATGATGAATCCATTTTATTAGGATTGATTGAAAATATACAGCGGGAAGATTTAAATCCTATTGAAGAAGCCGAAGCCTATCAATCCATTTTGAAACGATTTAACTGGTCTCAGGAGCAATTGTCAGAAACAATAGGTAAAGACCGTTCTACAATATCCAATGCGTTAAGACTTCTATCACTTCCGGTAGCGGTGCAAAATAGGGTTATCGAGGGAACATTGACAATGGGACATGCACGGGCATTATTAGGGTTGCCCAATTCGGAACTTATAGTTCAAGTTGCTCAACAGGTTATAGAAAGGGGGCTATCCGTTCGTCAGACAGAACAATGGGTAAACCGCTTAAAGGAGGATACTAAGAAGAAACCGCTTACATCTAAAAAGACAAAAAATATACAGATTTTAGAAATTGAACAACAATTATGCCGACGATTAGGAACCAAAGTTAATATTAAACATGGGAATTCTGGAAAAGGGAAAATTGAAGTTTCTTATTTTAATAATGAAGAATTCTCAAGAATATTAAGAGTTTTAGGAATTGATATAGAATAA
- a CDS encoding AAA family ATPase gives MGVIIAFANQKGGVGKTTSAVNISACLGNEGYKTLLIDLDPQGNATQGLGFNKHTLEHTTYSALLLDLPIQNAIKNTEYRNVYLIPSNSALAGAEVELIEMDNREYRLKTTIAPIISEFDYIIIDCPPALGLLTINGLVSAQKVIVPLQCEYYALEGLGELLQTVKRIRENFNPNLEILGILLTMFQHTNLSRQVVSEVQQYLGNKVFQTIVPRNVTLSEAPSFGKPVIYYDGKSIGAQAYIALTKEIISRESQ, from the coding sequence ATGGGTGTCATTATTGCTTTTGCCAATCAAAAAGGCGGTGTAGGAAAAACGACAAGCGCTGTGAATATATCTGCTTGTCTTGGGAATGAAGGTTATAAGACGCTTCTTATTGACCTTGACCCTCAAGGCAACGCAACACAGGGACTTGGTTTTAACAAACATACATTAGAACATACAACTTATTCTGCTTTGCTTTTAGATTTACCTATACAGAATGCTATAAAAAATACAGAATATAGGAATGTATATTTAATCCCTTCTAATAGTGCCTTAGCAGGGGCAGAAGTGGAATTAATTGAGATGGATAATAGGGAATATAGATTAAAGACGACCATAGCACCTATAATTTCAGAGTTTGATTATATTATTATAGACTGTCCACCCGCTCTGGGATTATTAACCATTAATGGATTGGTATCCGCTCAAAAGGTAATTGTTCCTTTACAATGTGAGTATTACGCACTGGAAGGATTGGGGGAATTATTGCAAACGGTAAAACGAATTCGAGAAAATTTTAATCCCAATTTAGAAATTTTGGGAATATTGTTAACTATGTTTCAGCATACCAATCTTTCGCGACAGGTTGTTAGTGAAGTGCAACAATATCTGGGAAATAAGGTTTTTCAGACGATAGTCCCAAGAAATGTCACTTTAAGTGAAGCACCCAGTTTTGGGAAACCTGTAATTTATTATGATGGAAAATCTATCGGTGCTCAGGCATATATTGCATTAACAAAGGAGATAATATCCCGTGAATCCCAATAA
- a CDS encoding RNA methyltransferase, with amino-acid sequence MLHPYFPYREPLNLGGISCFSEQITQALKVWLTPERIDKINRVLQNRTYTILPVLDGLYDIGNMNAVLRTSESFGFQAVHIIETSAKYREANRVAQGAEKWLDIFRWKNPLDCISYLKEKGYKICVTSLDSQKTINEVDFLIPTAIIFGNEHEGVSKEIIHQADESIIIPMYGFTQSFNISVAASIALYHAFQKRTELLQSNGDLFEDEKRILKAIFYWKSLSRAKEIVSHALKKDFIK; translated from the coding sequence ATGCTTCATCCCTATTTCCCTTATAGAGAACCGTTAAATTTAGGAGGAATCTCCTGTTTCTCCGAACAGATTACTCAGGCGTTAAAAGTGTGGCTAACACCTGAACGAATAGATAAAATTAATCGTGTATTACAAAATAGAACTTATACCATCTTACCTGTTTTAGATGGTTTGTATGACATTGGGAATATGAATGCTGTTCTAAGGACTTCAGAATCCTTTGGCTTTCAAGCAGTGCATATCATCGAAACCAGTGCAAAATACCGTGAAGCAAATCGGGTTGCTCAGGGTGCCGAAAAATGGCTGGATATCTTTCGCTGGAAAAATCCATTGGATTGTATCTCTTATTTGAAAGAAAAAGGATATAAGATTTGTGTTACTTCGCTAGATTCTCAGAAAACAATTAACGAAGTGGATTTTTTAATACCAACAGCTATTATCTTTGGAAATGAACACGAAGGGGTTTCAAAAGAAATTATCCATCAGGCAGACGAAAGTATTATTATCCCGATGTATGGATTTACTCAGAGTTTCAATATATCCGTAGCTGCTTCCATTGCCCTTTATCATGCTTTCCAGAAACGAACGGAACTATTACAATCCAATGGCGATTTATTTGAAGACGAAAAACGAATATTAAAGGCAATTTTCTACTGGAAATCTCTTTCCCGAGCAAAAGAAATTGTATCCCATGCATTAAAAAAAGATTTTATCAAATAA
- a CDS encoding sugar-binding protein has translation MCRSLLNLVCVLSLVLILTLVSGCGSKPQGPSNPPSTTSQQKQAASPSAKKIKVAFITNNASDFWKIAEAGTKKASQDFGVDVIFRIPSAGTAEQQQQILQDLITLGVAGIAISPKDPENQTEMLNEAAQKTNLITQDSDAPNSLRKCYIGTNNFDAGVEAGKLIQACTPPGSKIIICVGTLDAQNARDRLEGLKKQIESTGQQIIDIRTDETDRAKAIANVQDALVRYPDVACFVGLWSYNGPAILNGVRDSGKLGQVKIVCFDEEDETLQGVKDGYIYGTVVQRPFEFGYQSVRILKELAEGNTSSIPENKQIFIPTLSVTKENVDSFWSELKQILGKS, from the coding sequence ATGTGCCGTTCTTTACTGAATTTGGTTTGTGTACTGTCCCTTGTCCTTATCCTTACCCTTGTTTCAGGTTGTGGAAGTAAACCACAAGGCCCCTCAAATCCTCCTTCCACTACCTCCCAACAAAAACAAGCAGCATCCCCATCTGCTAAAAAAATTAAAGTGGCTTTTATTACCAACAATGCATCGGATTTCTGGAAGATTGCAGAAGCAGGCACAAAAAAAGCCTCTCAGGATTTTGGTGTAGATGTAATTTTCAGAATTCCTTCCGCTGGAACCGCAGAACAGCAGCAACAAATACTACAAGACCTGATTACCTTAGGTGTCGCAGGTATTGCAATTAGCCCCAAAGACCCCGAAAATCAAACAGAGATGCTAAATGAAGCAGCCCAAAAAACAAATCTTATAACCCAGGATAGCGATGCTCCAAATAGTTTAAGGAAATGTTATATTGGAACGAATAATTTTGATGCAGGAGTTGAAGCAGGAAAACTTATACAGGCATGTACACCGCCAGGCTCCAAAATTATTATTTGTGTAGGCACATTAGATGCTCAAAATGCACGAGACCGATTGGAAGGGTTGAAAAAACAAATTGAATCTACAGGGCAACAGATTATAGATATACGCACGGATGAAACAGACCGAGCCAAAGCGATAGCCAATGTTCAGGACGCTTTAGTGCGTTATCCCGATGTTGCGTGTTTTGTCGGACTATGGAGTTATAATGGCCCTGCCATTTTGAATGGTGTTCGTGATTCAGGCAAATTGGGGCAGGTTAAAATTGTTTGTTTTGATGAAGAAGATGAAACACTACAGGGCGTAAAAGATGGATATATTTATGGCACCGTTGTGCAAAGACCCTTTGAATTCGGATACCAATCTGTCCGTATTTTGAAAGAATTGGCAGAAGGAAATACATCCAGTATACCGGAAAATAAACAAATTTTTATTCCAACCTTGTCCGTTACCAAAGAGAATGTGGATTCGTTCTGGTCCGAACTAAAACAAATTTTAGGTAAATCGTAA
- a CDS encoding ABC transporter permease, with protein MRKALGLVGLIIVLCILAYSWEWFQWYRHGKELGISFSSNFLSLTNFKNLLPWIGLFGILALAQSIVIITGGIDLSIGSVVCLVSVISCILIDKGQGWSPFLIFPFALFISVLIGIWHGTLISYFNIQPFVVTLCGLFAYRSFARFFAGDTTQGFGNALPNWKWLGKGTLLDWFPSLQPSAGAPSSTAALLMDLIAAPLVIMIVFTIIVGLFLHLSPMGRHLFALGANEESARFSGIQTHRLKLLAYVICSLIAGIGGLLFAFKVNSVQPSDFGSFYELYAVAGAVLGGCSLRGGTGNVIGVILGIALIMVLRNLVNILGIRSELEYVVIGGAILAGVCADEFFMRRSQKKRTIEAK; from the coding sequence ATGAGAAAAGCATTAGGTTTAGTTGGTCTTATTATTGTCTTATGTATATTGGCTTATTCGTGGGAATGGTTTCAGTGGTATCGCCATGGTAAAGAGTTAGGAATTTCTTTTTCCAGTAATTTTTTATCTCTTACAAACTTTAAAAATCTATTACCATGGATAGGGTTGTTCGGAATATTAGCATTGGCTCAATCTATAGTTATCATTACGGGTGGAATAGACCTATCCATTGGAAGTGTCGTATGTTTGGTTTCTGTTATTTCCTGTATCCTGATTGATAAAGGGCAGGGCTGGTCCCCATTCCTGATTTTCCCCTTTGCCTTATTTATTTCTGTCCTTATCGGTATATGGCATGGAACACTCATTTCCTACTTTAATATTCAGCCTTTTGTTGTAACCCTTTGTGGTTTGTTTGCATACCGAAGTTTTGCCCGTTTCTTTGCCGGGGATACAACTCAAGGATTTGGAAATGCCTTGCCCAATTGGAAATGGTTGGGGAAAGGGACACTTTTAGATTGGTTTCCTTCTCTTCAACCTTCTGCGGGTGCTCCTTCCTCTACAGCTGCTTTACTCATGGATTTAATTGCCGCTCCTCTGGTTATCATGATAGTTTTTACTATTATCGTGGGTCTTTTTTTACACCTTTCACCTATGGGCAGACATCTTTTTGCTTTAGGTGCTAACGAAGAATCGGCTCGTTTTAGTGGTATTCAGACCCATCGGTTAAAATTATTGGCGTATGTTATTTGCAGTCTGATTGCAGGTATTGGAGGGCTTTTATTTGCTTTTAAGGTAAATTCCGTTCAGCCTTCTGATTTTGGTAGTTTCTACGAATTATATGCAGTTGCAGGAGCCGTTTTAGGAGGATGTAGCCTTCGCGGTGGAACAGGAAATGTAATCGGTGTTATTTTAGGTATTGCTCTTATTATGGTTCTACGCAATCTCGTGAATATTTTAGGTATCCGCAGCGAATTGGAATATGTCGTTATTGGTGGTGCTATTCTGGCAGGTGTTTGTGCGGATGAATTCTTTATGCGACGGTCACAGAAAAAACGGACTATAGAAGCAAAATGA
- the xylB gene encoding xylulokinase: MSYVIGIDVGTSGTKMVAINEEGKVVASVTKTYDLHSPKPGWAEQYPQDWKKAVFDGLSEICQKINGQEVRAIGLTGQMHGSVFLDEKGEVLYPAILWCDQRTAKQCEKITEIVGEKKLLEMVSNPALTGFTAPKILWLRDEVPEVYKKVKHVLLPKDYIRYELTGEFASDVADASGTLLFNVNKRCWHEELLNKLDIPVAWLPKVYEGTEVTGKIKSSVAEQLHLSSDVVVVAGGGDQAAGGVGCGVVRSGIVSASLGTSGVVFAFAEHVHTDPEGRVHTFCHSVPGAWHVMGVMLSAGGSLQWFRNKLCKEEIEKSKETGIDAYEYITEAAKKVPVGSNGLIFLPYLTGERTPHKDPYARGAFIGLSLMHGKAEMARAVLEGVSLGMRDSVEIMKGMGIPINEVRISGGGARSSLWRQIMADICKVPMVVINVDEGPAFGAGLLASISAGMFTSLSEACESIIKELHRVEPNPQNSEEYEFWYQEYKSAYLSMAPAFRRIGKHLEG, encoded by the coding sequence ATGAGTTATGTAATTGGTATTGATGTAGGAACCAGTGGAACAAAGATGGTTGCTATTAACGAAGAGGGAAAAGTAGTTGCATCTGTTACAAAAACTTATGATTTGCATAGTCCTAAACCGGGCTGGGCAGAACAATATCCTCAGGACTGGAAGAAGGCTGTGTTTGATGGGCTTTCCGAAATCTGCCAAAAAATTAATGGGCAGGAAGTTCGTGCGATTGGTTTAACCGGACAAATGCACGGTTCTGTTTTCTTAGATGAAAAGGGGGAGGTTTTATATCCTGCGATTTTGTGGTGTGACCAGCGAACAGCAAAGCAGTGTGAAAAGATTACTGAAATTGTTGGAGAAAAGAAACTTCTTGAAATGGTGTCCAATCCTGCTTTGACAGGATTTACCGCACCCAAAATTTTGTGGTTACGAGATGAAGTTCCTGAGGTATATAAAAAAGTAAAACATGTTCTGTTACCTAAGGATTACATCCGTTATGAACTTACCGGGGAATTTGCTTCGGATGTAGCAGATGCTTCGGGAACATTGCTTTTTAATGTAAATAAACGGTGCTGGCATGAAGAATTATTAAACAAATTGGATATCCCCGTTGCGTGGTTGCCAAAAGTTTATGAAGGGACAGAGGTCACAGGTAAAATAAAATCTTCTGTTGCTGAGCAACTTCATTTATCTTCGGATGTAGTGGTTGTAGCGGGAGGAGGAGACCAGGCTGCAGGGGGAGTAGGTTGTGGTGTTGTTCGTTCAGGAATTGTTTCTGCTTCTCTCGGGACAAGTGGTGTTGTTTTTGCATTTGCGGAACATGTTCATACAGACCCGGAAGGGCGGGTGCATACTTTCTGCCATTCTGTTCCGGGTGCGTGGCATGTGATGGGTGTAATGTTAAGTGCGGGAGGTTCTTTGCAATGGTTCCGAAACAAACTTTGTAAAGAAGAGATTGAAAAATCGAAAGAAACGGGCATTGATGCTTATGAATACATAACAGAAGCTGCGAAAAAAGTTCCTGTTGGCTCGAATGGACTAATTTTTCTTCCCTATTTAACGGGGGAACGCACTCCTCATAAAGACCCGTATGCAAGAGGTGCTTTTATAGGGTTGTCTTTGATGCATGGAAAAGCAGAAATGGCAAGGGCTGTACTGGAAGGGGTTTCCTTGGGTATGCGGGATAGTGTTGAAATTATGAAGGGAATGGGCATACCCATCAATGAGGTTCGTATATCGGGAGGAGGAGCACGAAGTAGTTTGTGGAGACAAATAATGGCAGATATATGTAAAGTTCCTATGGTGGTTATTAATGTAGATGAAGGCCCTGCCTTTGGTGCTGGTTTGTTAGCGAGTATTTCAGCGGGAATGTTTACATCTCTTTCTGAAGCATGTGAAAGCATCATCAAAGAGTTACATCGAGTAGAACCTAATCCACAAAATAGTGAGGAATATGAATTCTGGTATCAGGAATATAAGTCGGCTTATTTATCCATGGCTCCTGCTTTTAGAAGAATTGGGAAACACTTAGAGGGGTAA
- a CDS encoding glycosyltransferase — MKIGINLFASEEFEPDDLFCRFLYKSLSHARQLQETTDFFVFFNKEFGYEKWAGWPVITETSKQEGFFSSFSIRGSILDPLIRKFKMDVVITPLETAHFITCAPCIPLIVHTENWYRGILKEDFFRKRDVKRIFHESPLWLTASEYTRRSCLDVWKIPLNKIVALSAGVEPILSQSAPSLIAPPYLVSVIDDATIHHLPETLEVLQYFCKEIPHTIVLLGKKHAKEPTNWGDNVFRIEECPDRTLSGLFQNATAFVYPALHDGSALRPIEAMQAGTCVVTPLTPVMEERCGELPFYYHAENPSSLNVVLHRIINLPSEERKERIRLGKLRVVEYTWEQTTWKLITALKRI, encoded by the coding sequence ATGAAAATAGGGATTAATTTATTTGCTTCTGAAGAGTTTGAGCCCGATGACCTCTTTTGTCGGTTCTTATATAAATCGCTCTCCCATGCCCGACAATTACAAGAAACAACAGATTTTTTTGTTTTTTTTAATAAAGAGTTTGGATATGAAAAGTGGGCAGGTTGGCCTGTTATTACAGAAACCAGCAAACAAGAAGGTTTTTTTTCTTCCTTTTCAATTCGGGGTTCGATATTAGACCCACTTATTCGAAAATTTAAAATGGATGTTGTCATTACACCTCTGGAAACAGCCCATTTTATTACATGTGCACCCTGTATCCCCTTGATTGTTCACACAGAAAACTGGTATCGGGGAATATTGAAAGAAGATTTTTTCCGCAAGCGTGATGTAAAAAGGATATTTCATGAAAGTCCCTTATGGTTAACTGCATCCGAATATACACGGCGAAGTTGTCTGGATGTGTGGAAAATCCCTTTGAACAAAATCGTCGCCTTATCTGCCGGTGTAGAGCCGATACTTTCTCAATCAGCACCCTCCTTGATAGCCCCACCTTATCTGGTTTCTGTTATAGATGATGCAACTATTCATCATCTGCCAGAGACATTGGAGGTGTTGCAATATTTTTGTAAAGAAATTCCTCACACAATAGTCCTCCTCGGGAAAAAACATGCAAAAGAACCTACAAACTGGGGAGATAATGTTTTTCGAATAGAGGAATGTCCAGACCGCACGCTATCAGGTTTATTTCAGAATGCAACTGCATTTGTTTATCCAGCCCTTCATGATGGTAGTGCTTTAAGACCCATAGAAGCCATGCAAGCAGGGACTTGTGTTGTAACGCCTTTAACTCCTGTAATGGAAGAACGGTGCGGTGAGTTGCCATTTTATTACCATGCAGAAAATCCATCCTCTTTGAATGTGGTTCTCCATCGTATCATAAATCTTCCTTCTGAGGAACGAAAAGAGCGGATACGATTGGGGAAATTGAGAGTTGTGGAATATACATGGGAACAAACAACATGGAAACTTATCACTGCATTAAAGCGTATTTAA
- the sat gene encoding sulfate adenylyltransferase: MAIEPHGGKLVNRFVPADEKQKKIDEAKKLKQIILDEYLSFDLDCIAKGIFSPLEGFMGEEEALSSLETMHIRKTIPWTIPILLDVPSDKAETIEIGEVVGLYSSENGLVGTITVQEKFQLDKKYLAEKVYSTTDEQHPGVKRTYSLGDVFIAGPVEVFDKKVNEFEEYNLPPQQTRAIFEKRGWKRIVAFQTRNPIHRAHEYLTKCALEICDGLLIHPLMGTTKSDDIPGSVRMECYKALIENYYPKDHILLSIMPVNMRYAGPKEAIMHAIVRKNYGCTHFIVGRDHAGVGNYYGTYDAQKIFDNFNPEELKITPLFFDHTFYCRACGNMASIKTCPHDTSNHVVLSGTKVREMLKKGEILPQEFTRTEVASVLMRWAQNG; the protein is encoded by the coding sequence ATGGCTATTGAACCACATGGTGGGAAGTTAGTTAATCGTTTTGTTCCCGCAGATGAAAAGCAAAAAAAGATAGATGAGGCAAAAAAATTAAAGCAAATAATATTGGACGAATATTTATCTTTTGACTTAGACTGTATTGCCAAAGGGATATTTAGTCCTCTGGAAGGTTTTATGGGTGAAGAGGAAGCATTGTCGAGTTTGGAAACCATGCATATTCGCAAGACAATCCCATGGACTATTCCTATTCTTTTAGATGTGCCGTCTGATAAAGCAGAAACTATTGAAATAGGTGAAGTTGTTGGCTTGTATAGTTCCGAAAATGGATTGGTTGGGACTATAACAGTTCAAGAAAAATTTCAATTGGATAAAAAATATCTCGCGGAAAAAGTATACAGTACTACAGACGAACAACATCCTGGTGTGAAAAGGACTTATAGTTTAGGGGATGTATTTATTGCAGGTCCTGTAGAGGTTTTTGATAAAAAGGTGAATGAATTTGAAGAATATAACTTACCTCCTCAACAAACGCGTGCTATTTTTGAAAAACGGGGATGGAAACGAATTGTTGCTTTTCAGACAAGAAATCCTATACATAGAGCCCATGAATACCTTACAAAATGTGCCCTGGAAATATGCGATGGTCTCCTTATTCATCCTCTAATGGGAACTACAAAAAGTGATGACATACCGGGAAGTGTCCGAATGGAATGTTATAAAGCATTGATTGAGAATTATTATCCCAAAGACCATATCTTATTGAGTATTATGCCTGTGAATATGAGATATGCAGGACCCAAAGAAGCGATTATGCACGCTATTGTCCGTAAGAATTATGGTTGCACACATTTTATTGTGGGAAGAGACCATGCAGGAGTTGGTAATTATTACGGTACTTACGATGCGCAAAAGATTTTTGATAATTTTAATCCTGAAGAGTTAAAAATTACACCTCTATTTTTCGACCATACATTTTACTGTCGGGCTTGTGGTAATATGGCATCTATCAAGACCTGCCCGCATGATACCAGCAATCATGTGGTATTAAGCGGGACAAAGGTTCGCGAAATGTTGAAGAAAGGAGAAATTCTGCCACAAGAGTTTACAAGAACAGAGGTCGCTTCTGTTCTAATGAGATGGGCACAGAATGGATAA
- a CDS encoding metallophosphoesterase family protein, with the protein MKRILSVKFIVFPIVLISLFYFLEGCALHSTHVYLTWQGDPHTTMTINVQSIGKDYPVEVLYGDKSCAKNPQSYQYQVNGVSKTIPEVEPQRNVHTFELTNLTPGALYYFTLKTFQGKYSKEYKFRTIPNDGSTLRFVIGGDMGILPAAPRLLSYAARKDPQFLVIGGDIAYANGDPKNDWIWDIWFNNWEKNMETSEGCLIPVVAGIGNHEVNKKDASLPQEERAPFYFGYFAQGGKTFFSRAFSPYLSLIVLDSSHITPISEQVEWLKSTLQSSINYPYIILVYHVPLYPSHRSFDGEVSVEERKLWLPLFDEYKVNVCFENHDHTFKRTKPMRNGQVVEGGTVYLGDGCFGVNPRTIENFSLGYLEKADSKRHFWYVEINANELKAQAIDDNGNLFDEVTILPRKTGK; encoded by the coding sequence ATGAAACGAATTCTATCCGTCAAGTTTATTGTTTTTCCGATAGTCCTAATATCTTTATTTTACTTCTTAGAAGGATGTGCTCTTCATTCGACACATGTTTATTTAACATGGCAGGGAGACCCCCATACTACAATGACCATCAATGTTCAATCTATAGGCAAAGATTACCCTGTAGAGGTGCTTTACGGAGACAAAAGTTGTGCAAAAAATCCACAATCGTATCAATATCAGGTAAATGGTGTCTCTAAAACGATACCGGAGGTAGAACCTCAACGGAATGTCCATACTTTTGAGTTAACGAATTTAACTCCTGGGGCTTTATATTATTTCACTCTTAAAACATTTCAAGGGAAATACTCGAAAGAATACAAATTCCGTACAATACCTAATGATGGCTCAACGCTTCGGTTTGTTATTGGAGGGGATATGGGAATACTTCCAGCTGCACCTCGCCTCCTTTCCTATGCCGCGAGAAAAGACCCTCAGTTTTTGGTTATTGGTGGAGATATAGCCTATGCTAATGGAGACCCTAAAAATGATTGGATTTGGGATATATGGTTTAATAACTGGGAAAAGAATATGGAAACCAGTGAAGGATGTCTTATCCCTGTGGTGGCAGGTATTGGGAATCATGAGGTAAACAAAAAAGACGCTTCATTACCTCAAGAAGAACGTGCACCTTTCTATTTTGGTTATTTTGCTCAGGGAGGAAAAACCTTCTTTTCAAGGGCTTTCAGTCCCTATCTTTCCCTCATCGTTTTAGATTCAAGTCATATTACACCTATATCTGAACAGGTTGAATGGCTAAAATCTACTTTACAGTCTTCAATAAATTATCCCTATATAATCCTAGTATACCATGTGCCTCTTTATCCCAGTCATCGTTCTTTTGATGGAGAAGTATCTGTGGAAGAAAGGAAACTCTGGCTACCTCTTTTTGATGAATATAAAGTCAATGTATGCTTTGAAAATCATGACCACACATTCAAACGCACAAAACCTATGCGAAATGGACAGGTGGTCGAAGGTGGAACTGTATATTTAGGCGATGGTTGTTTTGGAGTAAACCCGAGAACTATAGAAAACTTTTCGCTGGGCTATCTCGAAAAAGCCGATAGTAAACGGCATTTCTGGTATGTTGAAATAAATGCAAACGAACTGAAAGCACAGGCTATTGATGACAACGGCAACCTCTTCGATGAAGTAACTATACTTCCCAGAAAGACCGGCAAATAA